The following are from one region of the Magallana gigas chromosome 4, xbMagGiga1.1, whole genome shotgun sequence genome:
- the LOC117684202 gene encoding uncharacterized protein isoform X1, whose amino-acid sequence MPLRNKESLRSKKFVQKIKVIKYKEERKEIEIVKLEPKCSVPKKPKKVVTEELLDQPTTSVVQEDVRTYVSRKTKEREGWETVQPSMFRARVEEMCPSTWECCFCGKETMHIIHCPDFGPTAHYCEECCTQIHSVVLFHKPCVWKNDMYVPHESSSETCIRRKDHNECPTAYTKTLAVISLSGHQHKINMQFCKCEMESVTLVRFRLWPSSPEVPRVAFDFKLMELAVVLQLEGCLSLKSFCDAIIQSQNGFPVMVRPDEVKDIYRSLVGDSFNEYRFHRSQFNNRESYDENHVQMANECPICCESDVTKIISLDGNFGLVHKKSSGQGTGVPRRKEKFFMDQDKVDTFVSAYGQDAKKQNINCSDFQAGNIIRSKKKTDKLDITGLFGSVCQHDIPQLFLNLKHGERLAYSVHLLQHLVDNSEQDERAGIIMYDIACSLQRHLQKENKDLQANFKFVVPVFHSYAHNMACQLEFGQRFVEGTGLNDGEGVERLWSYLRKFSSITKEMTVSNRHHLLVDALEHYSNRIKEKLGERLKAMLEKAKKLQEETRDVFTAVEVKHDGSAAEWILLWKELSRSGRQVSVSLTPDERYCWLSKQIVTQRIMLADSNDEDEKVLLKDHIQKTENEMKKVGKQINVQSLDDQKEKLAESAKNKLKQGYLKKLQMFANERQYILSLLKKYFDGQEMAKRISKQLSSNSEKIKKSLKEFNSKFSERFSFAEVSSPSATFFKDLNVSPFLDEDKIKACQAYSLYQHAMEQEQMTMLEVKALLHHIDDENQHLLNLIVEATQDDRYQIGRKHMLMMFKLKAEEQWIRYLLSLSEFSDKSAESQIHSFIDMPLQTDFIELDYIFGEMSDLSESDDSETE is encoded by the exons ATGCCACTTAGAAACAAAGAGTCACTAAGGAGTAAAAAATTTGTACAGAAAATTAAAGTAATTAAATACAAGGAAGagagaaaagaaattgaaattgtaaaGTTGGAGCCAAAATGTTCAGTTCCCAAGAAACCAAAGAAAGTTGTCACAGAGGAACTATTGGATCAGCCAACAACTTCAGTTGTTCAGGAAG atGTAAGGACTTATGTATCCAGGAAGACTAAAGAACGTGAAGGATGGGAAACAGTACAGCCTTCAATGTTCAGGGCTAGGGTGGAGGAAATGTGCCCATCAACATGGGAATGTTGTTTTTGTGGCAAGGAGACAATGCACATCATTCACTGCCCAGACTTTGGACCAACAGCCCACTATTGTGAAGAATGCTGTACACAAATCCACAGTGTGGTGCTTTTTCACAAGCCATGTGTTTGGAAA AATGATATGTATGTCCCTCATGAAAGTTCATCAGAAACTTGCATTAGAAGGAAAGATCATAATGAATGTCCAACAGCTTACACCAAAACCCTTGCTGTAATAAGCCTATCAG GACATCAGCATAAAATTAATATGCAATTCTGCAAGTGTGAGATGGAGTCTGTCACATTGGTCAGGTTCAGACTATGGCCGTCTTCTCCTGAAGTACCCCGTGTTGcgtttgattttaaattgatgGAGTTGGCTGTGGTCCTTCAGCTTGAGGGTTGTCTGTCTTTAAAATCTTTCTGTGATGCCATTATTCAATCTCAGAATGGATTTCCTGTTATGGTGCGACCTGATgag GTGAAAGATATATACAGGAGTCTTGTTGGGGATTCCTTCAATGAATACAGATTCCACAGATCTCAGTTTAACAACAGAGAGAGTTATGATGAAAACCATGTTCAAATGGCTAATGAATGCCCTATCTGTTGTGAG aGTGATGTAACTAAAATCATTTCCCTGGATGGTAACTTTGGTCTTGTGCACAAGAAATCATCAGGACAGGGGACTGGGGTAcccagaagaaaagaaaaatttttcATGGACCAAGACAAAGTTGACACATTTGTGTCAGCTTATGGTCAAGATGCCAAAAAGCAAAATATT aattgcTCAGATTTTCAAGCGGGAAATATCATTCGTTCTAAAAAGAAGACTGATAAATTAGATATCACTGGTTTGTTTGGGTCTGTGTGCCAACATGATATTCCACAGCTTTTTTTGAATCTGAAACATGGAGAAAG ATTGGCATATTCAGTGCACCTCCTACAACACTTGGTCGACAATTCTGAACAGGATGAAAGAGCTGGAATTATTATGTATGACATAGCATGTAGCCTTCAGAGACACTTGCAG aaagaaaacaaagacCTACAGGCAAATTTTAAGTTTGTTGTGCCAGTGTTTCACAGTTATGCACATAATATGGCATGCCAG CTTGAATTTGGTCAAAGGTTTGTGGAGGGAACTGGACTTAATGATGGAGAAGGTGTCGAGAGATTGTGGTCCTACCTCAGAAAATTCAGTTCTATCACAAAAGAAATGACTGTGTCAAACAGACACCATTTGTTAGTGGATGCATTAGAACATTATTCAAACAGAATAAAGGAAAAATTAg gGGAACGATTAAAGGCCATGCTTGAGAAAGCCAAAAAATTGCAAGAAGAAACCAGAGACGTGTTCACTGCTGTAGAAGTAAAGCATGATG GTAGTGCAGCAGAATGGATTTTACTCTGGAAAGAGTTATCAAGAAGTGGAAGACAAGTTTCTG TCAGTTTAACACCAGATGAAAGATACTGTTGGCTCTCCAAACAGATTGTTACACAGAG GATAATGTTAGCTGATTCCAATGATGAGGATGAAAAGGTGCTTTTGAAAGACCATATTCAAAA aacagaaaatgaaatgaagaaAGTAGGCAAGCAGATAAATGTACAAAGTTTGGATGACCAGAAAGAGAAGCTAGCCGAATCAGCGAAAAACAAACTAAAGCAAGGATATCTCAAAAAACTACAAATGTTTGCTAATGAAAGGCAATACATTCTGTCTTTACTGAAGAAATACTTTG ATGGACAAGAGATGGCAAAAAGAATTTCCAAACAGCTGTCTTCCAACAGTGAAAAGATAAAGAAAAGCCTTAAAGAATTTAATAGCAAGTTCAGTGAAAGGTTTTCTTTTGCTGAAGTCAGCTCACCATCTGCTACATTCTTCAAGGATTTGAATGTTTCGCCTTTCCTCGATGAAGACAAAATAAAGGCTTGCCAGGCCTACTCCCTCTACCAGCATGCGATGGAGCAGGAACAAATGACAATGCTAGAGGTCAAAGCTTTGTTGCATCATATTGATGATGAAAATCAACATTTATTAAATCTTATAGTGGAAGCCACACAAGATGACAGATATCAAATTGGTCGTAAGCATATGCTTATGATGTTTAAGTTGAAAGCTGAAGAGCAGTGGATAAGATATCTTTTGTCTTTATCTGAATTTTCCGATAAAAGTGCAGAGAGTCAAATTCACTCTTTTATCGATATGCCTCTGCAGACAGATTTTATTGAATTAGATTATATATTTGGAGAAATGTCTGACTTATCTGAATCGGATGATAGTGAAACTGAATGA
- the LOC117684202 gene encoding uncharacterized protein isoform X2, translated as MPLRNKESLRSKKFVQKIKVIKYKEERKEIEIVKLEPKCSVPKKPKKVVTEELLDQPTTSVVQEDVRTYVSRKTKEREGWETVQPSMFRARVEEMCPSTWECCFCGKETMHIIHCPDFGPTAHYCEECCTQIHSVVLFHKPCVWKNDMYVPHESSSETCIRRKDHNECPTAYTKTLAVISLSGHQHKINMQFCKCEMESVTLVRFRLWPSSPEVPRVAFDFKLMELAVVLQLEGCLSLKSFCDAIIQSQNGFPVMVRPDEVKDIYRSLVGDSFNEYRFHRSQFNNRESYDENHVQMANECPICCESDVTKIISLDGNFGLVHKKSSGQGTGVPRRKEKFFMDQDKVDTFVSAYGQDAKKQNINCSDFQAGNIIRSKKKTDKLDITGLFGSVCQHDIPQLFLNLKHGERLAYSVHLLQHLVDNSEQDERAGIIMYDIACSLQRHLQKENKDLQANFKFVVPVFHSYAHNMACQLEFGQRFVEGTGLNDGEGVERLWSYLRKFSSITKEMTVSNRHHLLVDALEHYSNRIKEKLGSAAEWILLWKELSRSGRQVSVSLTPDERYCWLSKQIVTQRIMLADSNDEDEKVLLKDHIQKTENEMKKVGKQINVQSLDDQKEKLAESAKNKLKQGYLKKLQMFANERQYILSLLKKYFDGQEMAKRISKQLSSNSEKIKKSLKEFNSKFSERFSFAEVSSPSATFFKDLNVSPFLDEDKIKACQAYSLYQHAMEQEQMTMLEVKALLHHIDDENQHLLNLIVEATQDDRYQIGRKHMLMMFKLKAEEQWIRYLLSLSEFSDKSAESQIHSFIDMPLQTDFIELDYIFGEMSDLSESDDSETE; from the exons ATGCCACTTAGAAACAAAGAGTCACTAAGGAGTAAAAAATTTGTACAGAAAATTAAAGTAATTAAATACAAGGAAGagagaaaagaaattgaaattgtaaaGTTGGAGCCAAAATGTTCAGTTCCCAAGAAACCAAAGAAAGTTGTCACAGAGGAACTATTGGATCAGCCAACAACTTCAGTTGTTCAGGAAG atGTAAGGACTTATGTATCCAGGAAGACTAAAGAACGTGAAGGATGGGAAACAGTACAGCCTTCAATGTTCAGGGCTAGGGTGGAGGAAATGTGCCCATCAACATGGGAATGTTGTTTTTGTGGCAAGGAGACAATGCACATCATTCACTGCCCAGACTTTGGACCAACAGCCCACTATTGTGAAGAATGCTGTACACAAATCCACAGTGTGGTGCTTTTTCACAAGCCATGTGTTTGGAAA AATGATATGTATGTCCCTCATGAAAGTTCATCAGAAACTTGCATTAGAAGGAAAGATCATAATGAATGTCCAACAGCTTACACCAAAACCCTTGCTGTAATAAGCCTATCAG GACATCAGCATAAAATTAATATGCAATTCTGCAAGTGTGAGATGGAGTCTGTCACATTGGTCAGGTTCAGACTATGGCCGTCTTCTCCTGAAGTACCCCGTGTTGcgtttgattttaaattgatgGAGTTGGCTGTGGTCCTTCAGCTTGAGGGTTGTCTGTCTTTAAAATCTTTCTGTGATGCCATTATTCAATCTCAGAATGGATTTCCTGTTATGGTGCGACCTGATgag GTGAAAGATATATACAGGAGTCTTGTTGGGGATTCCTTCAATGAATACAGATTCCACAGATCTCAGTTTAACAACAGAGAGAGTTATGATGAAAACCATGTTCAAATGGCTAATGAATGCCCTATCTGTTGTGAG aGTGATGTAACTAAAATCATTTCCCTGGATGGTAACTTTGGTCTTGTGCACAAGAAATCATCAGGACAGGGGACTGGGGTAcccagaagaaaagaaaaatttttcATGGACCAAGACAAAGTTGACACATTTGTGTCAGCTTATGGTCAAGATGCCAAAAAGCAAAATATT aattgcTCAGATTTTCAAGCGGGAAATATCATTCGTTCTAAAAAGAAGACTGATAAATTAGATATCACTGGTTTGTTTGGGTCTGTGTGCCAACATGATATTCCACAGCTTTTTTTGAATCTGAAACATGGAGAAAG ATTGGCATATTCAGTGCACCTCCTACAACACTTGGTCGACAATTCTGAACAGGATGAAAGAGCTGGAATTATTATGTATGACATAGCATGTAGCCTTCAGAGACACTTGCAG aaagaaaacaaagacCTACAGGCAAATTTTAAGTTTGTTGTGCCAGTGTTTCACAGTTATGCACATAATATGGCATGCCAG CTTGAATTTGGTCAAAGGTTTGTGGAGGGAACTGGACTTAATGATGGAGAAGGTGTCGAGAGATTGTGGTCCTACCTCAGAAAATTCAGTTCTATCACAAAAGAAATGACTGTGTCAAACAGACACCATTTGTTAGTGGATGCATTAGAACATTATTCAAACAGAATAAAGGAAAAATTAg GTAGTGCAGCAGAATGGATTTTACTCTGGAAAGAGTTATCAAGAAGTGGAAGACAAGTTTCTG TCAGTTTAACACCAGATGAAAGATACTGTTGGCTCTCCAAACAGATTGTTACACAGAG GATAATGTTAGCTGATTCCAATGATGAGGATGAAAAGGTGCTTTTGAAAGACCATATTCAAAA aacagaaaatgaaatgaagaaAGTAGGCAAGCAGATAAATGTACAAAGTTTGGATGACCAGAAAGAGAAGCTAGCCGAATCAGCGAAAAACAAACTAAAGCAAGGATATCTCAAAAAACTACAAATGTTTGCTAATGAAAGGCAATACATTCTGTCTTTACTGAAGAAATACTTTG ATGGACAAGAGATGGCAAAAAGAATTTCCAAACAGCTGTCTTCCAACAGTGAAAAGATAAAGAAAAGCCTTAAAGAATTTAATAGCAAGTTCAGTGAAAGGTTTTCTTTTGCTGAAGTCAGCTCACCATCTGCTACATTCTTCAAGGATTTGAATGTTTCGCCTTTCCTCGATGAAGACAAAATAAAGGCTTGCCAGGCCTACTCCCTCTACCAGCATGCGATGGAGCAGGAACAAATGACAATGCTAGAGGTCAAAGCTTTGTTGCATCATATTGATGATGAAAATCAACATTTATTAAATCTTATAGTGGAAGCCACACAAGATGACAGATATCAAATTGGTCGTAAGCATATGCTTATGATGTTTAAGTTGAAAGCTGAAGAGCAGTGGATAAGATATCTTTTGTCTTTATCTGAATTTTCCGATAAAAGTGCAGAGAGTCAAATTCACTCTTTTATCGATATGCCTCTGCAGACAGATTTTATTGAATTAGATTATATATTTGGAGAAATGTCTGACTTATCTGAATCGGATGATAGTGAAACTGAATGA